The following are from one region of the Staphylococcus schleiferi genome:
- a CDS encoding gamma-glutamyl-gamma-aminobutyrate hydrolase family protein — protein sequence MVAIIGITANILRDKDGMFPGYERCYINQDYVYSVTKHAGVPVVLPIHSDKNAIEKQVEQLDGLILSGGYDVSPHLYGEDPRNLIGETLLKRDLFEYTVLELAKKRGIPILGICRGAQLINVYHGGTLYQDVSYREQETLRHWQGVNPTEKTHRIQILEQCHLARVFEEREIFVNSFHHQLIKDIAPDFKGTASSSDGVIECIEAQNYPYLVGVQWHPEMLWREEAMDKLFIDFIKNAKESG from the coding sequence ATGGTAGCTATAATAGGAATTACCGCTAATATTTTACGTGATAAAGATGGTATGTTTCCTGGGTACGAACGTTGCTATATCAACCAAGATTATGTTTATTCTGTTACTAAGCATGCAGGTGTGCCAGTTGTACTTCCTATACATTCAGATAAAAATGCAATCGAAAAACAGGTCGAACAATTAGATGGTCTTATTTTGAGTGGTGGTTATGATGTCAGTCCTCATTTGTATGGAGAAGATCCGAGAAACTTAATAGGAGAAACGTTATTAAAGCGTGATTTATTTGAATATACGGTATTAGAACTAGCAAAAAAACGTGGCATTCCCATTTTAGGTATTTGTAGAGGGGCTCAACTGATTAATGTATACCATGGCGGTACATTGTACCAAGATGTTTCTTATCGTGAACAAGAAACTTTAAGACATTGGCAAGGTGTGAATCCAACTGAAAAAACACATCGTATCCAAATATTAGAACAATGTCATTTAGCTCGGGTGTTTGAAGAACGAGAGATTTTTGTGAATTCATTTCACCATCAATTAATTAAAGATATTGCACCGGACTTCAAAGGCACTGCTAGTTCAAGTGACGGTGTGATTGAATGTATCGAAGCTCAGAACTATCCTTATTTAGTGGGGGTGCAGTGGCATCCTGAAATGTTATGGCGAGAAGAAGCAATGGATAAGTTATTTATAGATTTTATTAAAAATGCGAAAGAAAGTGGTTAA
- the nucI gene encoding thermonuclease NucI → MKKFTSGLLIVVVAIFVLTLQYVNGQGPFKTTEGSTKGDSYIVTRVIDGDTIIVNKDGKEERVRMIGVDTPETVKPNTPVQPYGKEASDFTKKHLTGKRVTLEYDRAPKDRYGRTLAYVWVGDKMFNVRLAKEGLARAKFYSPNYKYRPQIEQAQKEAQKKKLNIWSEA, encoded by the coding sequence ATGAAGAAATTTACATCTGGTTTATTAATTGTTGTAGTAGCAATCTTTGTCTTAACATTACAATATGTAAATGGACAAGGACCGTTTAAAACGACGGAAGGCAGTACAAAAGGCGACTCATATATCGTTACACGTGTCATCGATGGTGATACTATTATAGTTAATAAAGATGGAAAGGAAGAACGCGTGCGTATGATTGGTGTTGATACACCTGAAACGGTTAAACCTAATACGCCAGTTCAACCTTATGGTAAAGAAGCATCTGATTTTACGAAGAAACATCTTACAGGTAAACGTGTCACTTTAGAATATGATCGCGCACCGAAAGATAGATACGGACGTACACTTGCTTATGTTTGGGTAGGCGACAAAATGTTTAATGTCAGACTTGCAAAAGAAGGATTAGCACGAGCAAAATTCTATTCACCAAACTATAAATATCGCCCTCAAATCGAACAAGCACAAAAAGAAGCACAAAAGAAAAAGCTCAACATTTGGAGTGAAGCATAA